The nucleotide sequence CGAGGAGACGATCCTCGACGAGGTGGCGGCCGAGAGCGCGGACGTGGTGGTCATCGGCTCGAAGCAGGTCGGGCGGTTGCGACGCGCCGTCGCTCGGTTCCTCGACGAACCCGACATCGACGAGTTCCTGCGGGAGGAACTCGACTGCGAGGTTATCACGGTCGGCGGGTAGTCACTCCGGGGTCGAGCCCGATCCGTTCGGGTCGGCCACGCCCTCCGCCTCCGCGGTCCGGGTCGCCGGGGCGTCGTCGCGGTCGGGCGTCGGTCGGGAGCCGTCCTCGACGGCCACGCGTGCCCGACCGCTGGTCTCGTCGAACAGCAGGTGTTGGTGGGGGTAGGCGATCTCGACGTCGACGTCGTCGAGGTTCTCACGGATGTGCTCGCGGACGGTCGATTCGATCCGCGGGATCTTGTAGGGGGTCCGCACCCAGAACCGGAGGACGAGTCTGACGCCGCTGTCGGCGTAGTCGCCGATCATGCAGGTCGGCTTCGCCGGGTAGCGCGCGCTGCCGATGCGGATGTCCGGGCCGCCTTCGATCACGCCCTCGCAGTTGCGGGCGGCCCGCTCCATGAGGCTGCGGGCGGTGTCGATGTCCCCCTCGTAGGTGACGAGGAGGGGGATCGAGAGCCGCGTCCGCTCGTCCTCGGCGGAGAAGTTGGTCACGTCCCGCTCGCGCATCTGGGCGTTCGGCACCACGAGGAAGGTGTTGTCGAGCGTGAGGATCTTCGTATACCGGATCGTGATGTCGTCGACGAACCCACGTCGGCCGTCCTCGAGTTCGATCATGTCGCCGATCTCGTAGGGGTTGTCCGCCAGCACGAACAGGCCGGTGATGACGCTCCCGACGATGGGCGCGAGGACGATACCGAGGACCGCCGAGAAGACGGTCACCGAGAGGACGATGTCGCCGATGCCGAGACCGACCATGCTCGCCGCGATCAGGGTCGCGGCCATCACCGTCGAGACGCGCAACAGCCCGAGGACCGTCTGGGCGACGCTCTGTCGCTGAAACCGGCGGGCGACCGGGCGGCCGAGCAGGCGGACGAGGAACTTCGAGAGGACGACCCCGGCGGCGACGACCAGGGCGGCGACGGCCGCCCGCACGACGCCGAACCCCCACAGCCACCGTAGCCACTCCACGGACCCGATCGGTGGTGCCGTCGCCAGCGTGCCCGCCCCGACGTCCATGTTCGTCACTCGCCGTCCCCGAAAAAAAAGCGTTTCCACGGCGGGGATCGCTCGATCACAAGCCTCTATACCGTGCCCGTTCCACCCCGTATCGGAATGGATCGACGTACGCGCGATTACCTCTCGGGGCGGTTCGGCGACTACTACCGGAGCGCCGAGCCGTCGCTCCCGCCCGCGCCTGAGCGCCGGGAGTGGGGACATATCCCCTGGACGAGCGGGTCGACCACGATGGTCCGCCACCGGTCGATCTACGACCTCGGCGACGTCGCCGACTTCCTCCAGCGCGAGGCGCCACGGCACGTCTACTTCTCGGCCGCGCGCTACGACGACCCCGGCGCGGGGTCGATGGACGGGAAGGGGTGGCAGGGCGCGGATCTCGTCTTCGACCTCGACGCCGATCACCTCCCGAGCGTCGACCCCGAGACGGCGACGTACGCCGAGATGCTCGCGGCCTGCAAGGACGCGCTCCGTCGGCTACTCGACCTGCTGGAGACGGACTTCGGGTTCGAGGACGTGACCGTCGTCTTCTCGGGCGGCCGCGGCTATCACGTCCACGTCCGCGACGAGGGGGTCGCCGACCTCGACTCGGCGGCGCGGCGCGAGGTGGTCGACTACGTCCGCGCCGTCGACCTCGACGTCGAGGGGCTGGTGCGGACGCGGGCCGTCGGCGGGGCGACGCGACGGGAACTCCGCACCGAGGGTGGGTGGGGCCGGCGCACCCACCGCCGCCTGCAGTCCTTCGTCACGGAGCTCCGAGAGCTCCCCGACGACGAGGCGACCGATCGACTCACCGCGTTCGACGGCATCGGCGAGGGTCGGGCCGAGACGCTCCTCGACGCCTTCGTCGACAACGAGCGCGCGGTCGACCGGGGGAACGTCGAGGCCGGCGGCCCGGGGGCCAGACGGCTGGTCGAGGCACTCGCCGAGGAGACGGTCGCCGCCGAGACGGCGCCGATCGACGAACCGGTGACGACCGACACCCGCCGCCTGATTCGCCTGCCCGGGACGCTCCACGGCGGGAGCGGCCTCGTGGTCCGACGGCTCGACCGCGACGAGATCGACGGGTTCGACCCCCTGGTCGACGCCGTCCCCGAGCGGTTCACCCGGCGGTCCGTGCGGGTCGCGGTGACCGAACCGGGGACCCTCGAACTCGACGGCGACACGTTTACGGTGGACGCAGGAGAGCAATCGGTACCGGAGTGTGTCGGCGTGTTCCTGATGACACGCGGCCGGGCCCGGAAGGTGAAAGAATGAACGTCGAGGAACTGCGCACGGTTCAGCGCACCGAACGGCAGAAAGACAGCCTCCAACACCTTCGGGACTCGTTCTATCGGGACGTCGCCGACTACGTCGCCGAGCGCAAGGCCGAACGCGAACGCGTCGCCGCGGCGGCCGACGACCCCTTCTCCTCGCCCGAGGTGAGCCGCCTCACGGACGAAATCGAGACGGCCGAGGAGGTCGTCGAGAGCATCTACGAGCGCCGGATCGGCAAGATCGTCAAGCGCGCGACCTTCGCCGCCGCCGGCATGGCCACCGAGGACGAGGGCCTCACGACCGAGGAGCGCGACCTCTTCGAGGATCTGGTCGCCCGCATCGAGGACAACCGGGAGACCGTCCTCGAGACGCTCGCCGGCGAGTCGCCGGCGGACGCCGAGGGTGCGGACGCGACGCCCGTGTCGGCGCCGGATCCGGAGACGACCGAGGTCACGACGTCGACCGACGACCGACCGCCGGCGGACGTCGACGCCGCCGCGTCCGACCCGTCGCCGCCGTCCCCCGACCCGTCCGACGATGCGGAGGCGCCCCCCGACCCGTCCGACGATGCGGAGGCGCCCCCCGCACCGGACGACATCCTCGCGGAGGCGATGGGCGGGGAGGGGACCGGGTCCGCCGAGGCCGAACCCGAACCGACACCGTCGCCCCCGACCGCGGATCCCGAGCCGGAGGCGCCCGCCCCCGACGACTCGCCGGCCCCGGACGGCGGCGAGACGGGGACCGAGCGCACGACCCTGCGGATCACCAGCGACGTGGGCGAGATATTCGGCGTCGACGAACGGGAGTACGACCTCGCGAGCGAGGACGTGGTGACGCTGCCGACGCCGAACGCCGAACCTCTTCTGGAGCGGGACGCCGCCGAACGACTGGAGTGAGCCGGCCACAGATACTTGTCGACCGCCTCCCAACCCAGCCCATGTCGGCTCGTGGGGTCCGCGCTGTCGGGACGGTGGTCGTCGTCGCACTGCTCGTCGTCGCGGGCGTGACACCCGCGCTCGCGACGGCCGATCGGACCACCGCGACCGATGGGTGGCGACCGGCCGTCGACGCGTCGCCGTCGGACGGGACGCTCACACAGCAGGACGGCGCGACGCTCGGGGAGCGAATCGTCGCCTCGCGCAACGACGAGCCCGGGAGCGTGACGCTCACCTTCGAGTACCGGATTCCGGACTCGGTGTCGGGGCTCCGGGTCGGCGTGCCGGTGCTCTCGCTGCCGGGAATCACCGTCGGGGAGACCGACGGGTTCGAGCACGCGACGGGCACTCGGTTCGAGTGGGACACCGAGACCGAGCGGCCGAGCGTCTCGCTCCGGCTGGCCGTCGGCGACACGCTCGGCGACGGCGTCCGCGGGGTCGAACGCGACGACTGGGCGCTCGTCTCCCAGCCGAGCACCCGCGTGCAGGTCCGCGCCGCGGAGCGACCGACGCGAACGACGACCTTCGCGGTCGACGACGCGGAGCCGGGGTACGCGAGCAGTCACCTCGCCTACCTCGGCCCGCACGACCGCCGGAACGTGACCGTCGCCGACGAGAACGCGACGTTCGTCCTCGGTGCCGACGCCGACACCGAACGGGCCACGGCCTTCCTGCGCACCGCGAACGAGCGCTTCGATTTCGGCGTCCGCCACGACCGGATCACGGTGTTCGTCCTGCCCGTCAGCGACGAGAACACCACGAACGTCGACGCCGCAACCGTCGACACGGCGTTCTGGGTCGGCGAGTCGGGCCTCCGACTGGGGGACACGGGCGGGGTGTTCACCCACGAGTACGTCCACACGCGGCTGGGGACGGTGGGGACCGGCGACGCGACGTGGCTGACCGAGGCGAGCGCGGAGTATTACGGCCACCTGTTCGCCCTCAACGACGGCGTCGGGAACTACGAGTCCTTCCGGGCGGGGCTCCGGGCCGAGGAGTACGCCCCCGAACGACAGTCGGTGACCCTGACCGATCCGGAGACCTGGCGGGGGACCACCGCCCACTACGACAAGGGCGCGCACGTCCTCGCCGCACTGGACGCGGAGATCAGACGCCGCACCGACGGGGAGCGGACGCTCCGTGACGTGTTCGCGGGGCGCTCGGAGCCCTTCGCCGACTACCGAAGCTTCCGGGAGGCCGTGATCGAGGTGGCCGGCGACGAGTCGCTCGGGCCGTGGCTGGATCGGTACGTCACCACCGACGCGCTGCCGCCGCTGCCCGAGAACCCGCGGTACTACGTGGCCGACCCGGACCTCGATCCGGACGGTGACGGAACCCCGAGCGGCACGGAGGTTGACCGCGGGCGACACCCGTTCGTCGCGGGCGCGGGGCCGGACGGCGCCGTCGCCACCGAGGCGGAGCCGACGACGGCCGAGAACGAAACCGGGACCGAGAGCGAACGCGAAACGGGGACGGACCGAACCGGAACGGAGGGGTCGGCGCCCGGATTCGGTGCGGGTGCGGGCGCCGCCGCGCTGGCGCTCGTCGCGGCACTCGGCGCCCTGCGTCGACGGCGGGCGTGATCAGACGCGACGGAGTCCCTCGCCGAGCCCGGTCGCCTCGCCACACTCCGGACACTCGTAGGTCCAGCCGTCCTTCGTGGCGCGCCCCTCCGGGAACTCGGCGTCGCACGTTCGGCAGACGAGGAGATCACGGCGAGCGGAGACGTGCATCTGCGGCATACGCTGAGCATCGACAGCATCCACTATGAACGTGTCGCTTCGGTTCCATACACGGGCGGTTCCGGCCGAACGTGGCGTGTTTCCGCCGTCGTCACGGAGATTCGGTCACGTCGGCGTCCCGAGACGCGCCGGTCACTCGTCGTCGCCGCTCAGGATCCCCCGGTGGGTCATCCGCTCGGGGTCGAGCACCTCGTCGGCCTCCGCCTCCGTGAGATATCCCTTCCCGACGGCCACCTCGCGGACGGTCTTGCCCTCCTTCAGCGCCGCTTTCGCGACCTCCGAAGCCTTGTCGTAGCCGATGGCGGGGTTGAGCGCCGTCGCGAGCGCCATCGAGCGCTCGACGGCCTCGGCACACTGTTCCTCGTTGGCCTCCAGTTTCGCCACGAACTTCTCGGCGAACGTCTCGGCGGCGTTCGAGAGCAGGGACGCCGACTGCAGGAAGTTGTGAGCGATCACCGGCTTGTAGAGGTTGAGGTCGATCTGGCCGCCGGCGGCGCCCGCGGAGACGGCGGCGTCGTTGCCGACGACCTGCGTGTGGACCTGGTTGACCGCCTCGGCGACGACCGGGTTGATCTTTCCGGGCATGATGGAACTCCCGGGCTGGTTCTCCGGCTGTTCGATCTCGCCCAGACCGTTGCGGGGTCCGGAGGCGAGGAGTCGCAGGTCGTTGGCCACCTTGTTCATCGAGCCCGCGACCGTCCGGAGCGCGCCGTGGGCCTCGCCCATCGCGTCGTGGGCGGCCTGTGCCTCGAAGTGGTCGTCGGCCTCGCGGAAGTCGAGGCCCGTCTCCTCGGCGATGTACGCGGCCGCCCGCTCCGGGAACTCGGGGTGGGTGTTCAGCCCCGTGCCCGTCGCCGTCCCGCCGAGGGCGAGTTCGGCGAGGCGCGGGGCCACCGACTCACAGCGCTCGATCCCCTTCTCGATCTGCGTGCGGTAGCCGCCGAACTCCTGGCCCAGGCGGACCGGCGTGGCGTCCTGCAGGTGGGTGCGGCCGGTCTTGACGACGCCGTCGAACGCCGCGGCCTTCTCGTCGAGGGCGGCGGCGAGCGTCTCCAGGGCCGGGATCAGGTCCTTCTCGACCGCCTCCAGGGCGGCGACGTGCATCGCCGTCGGGATCACGTCGTTCGAGGACTGGCCGAAGTTGACGTGGTCGTTCGGGTGGACGATCCGGTCGCCCACCTCGCTGCCCATCAGCTCCGCCGCACGGTTGGCGATCACCTCGTTGGCGTTCATGTTCGAGGAGGTGCCGGATCCCGTCTGGAAGACGTCGACCGGGAACTGGTCGTCGTGGTCGCCGGCGATGACTTCGTCGGCCGCCGCGACGATGGCGTCGGCGACGTCCGCCTCGAGGAGGTCCAGGTCGCGGTTGGCCCGCGCCGCGGACTTCTTGACGATGCCGAGCGCCCGGACGAACCGCCGACCGAAGCGGGCGTCGCTGATCGGGAAGTTCTCGACCGCACGTTGGGTCTGGGCCCCCCAGTAGGCGTCCGCAGGCACGCGAATCTCGCCGAGGCTGTCCCGTTCGACGCGGAAGTCGGACTCGTCGCTCATGCGCGAGCGAACGGGAGCCGCCGCGTAAAAGTTACCGTTACGCCTCGTGTTCCTCGTACGCCTCCGGCGTGTACGTCTTCATCTCTAGGGCGTGGATGTCGGTCGTCATGTACCCCTCCAGCGCGTCGTAGACGAGTTCGTGTTGCTGGACGAGCGGGAGGCCCTCGAAGGCCGGTGAGACGATTACGGCGGCGAAGTGGGCGTCCTCGTGGTCCTCGTCGGGTACCCGCGGCTTCGTGACCGTCGCCTCCGCGTCCTCGATGCCCTCCTCGATGAGTCGTTCGACCTCGGCGGTGTCCATACGCCATTCCGGGGACCGTCGCACAAAACTGCTGGGTGTGAGGCGACGAGGCGAATACTCTCCACACACTCCGCGGTCGAATCCATCGTCTGACAAAAGTATAATATCCCCCGGCGAGTGGTCGTAGGGTATGGTAAAGAGTACGGTGCGGTTTCCCGAATCGGTGGTCGGGGAAATCGAAACGCTCGTCGAGGAGGACCGATTCGAGAGCAAATCGGAGTTCTACCGCTTCTCGACGGATTACGTGTTGAACCAGGTCCTCGACGATTACGAACCCGAGACCATCGACTACGCGGAGATCAAATCGGAGGTGATGCCGGAGGCGGAACGCGAACTCCGAAGCGACGCCGACACGGACCACCCGCCCTTCCTCGAATCCGTCTCGTTCGTCCGTCGGCTGGCGCTCCGCGGGAAGTTCAACGACGCGGAGGACTTCATCGACCACCAGTACGCCGCCGGCGACCGGCACGCCATCCTCCTCGAGGAACTGCTCCGCCTGTATCGGGGCGACGTGACGGCCGACGCGCCGGCCGAACCGTCGGAACGCGACCGTCAGCCCGTCGAACGGGACCGGTGATCGCGACGCCACATGCGCCCCGTCGACGCCGTTCGAAGCCGAAGCTGTATCCGCTGTGATGCGCAGTTCGTGGAGCGATCGGGAACCGTCACCCGGATCCGCTGGACGTACCGAAACCGGGGGAGCGCGGTGGACGGGACGCTCGTCGACGGAACGGTCGTGAACCGGTCGCGGGACCGGACCTGCATCCGCTGTGCGTCGAGTTTCACCGAACGTCCGGGGGAAATTTCGCGACTCTGTCCCAGGTGCGAGTCGGACCACGTCGGTCCGGACCGAAGCGGATCGTCGGAACGGTACTGAGCGGCGCCGTTCGACCGAACCGCGTCGCCCGTGGGAGCGACCCGCCTCCCGCCTACATCGACGGCCCGACGCGGTTGATCGCGAACTTCGTGAGGCCGTGGCGCTCGGTCGCCGTCCGCCCGCCGTCGGCGACGCGCCGGAGTTCGTCGAGCAGTCCGTCGGGGGTCGTCGACCGCGCGTCGACGTCGACGTCGTCCGGGAGGATCCGCGCCGTCTCGCCGTCGCCCGTCACCTTGAGCACCGGAACGATGGGGTGCCCGCTC is from Haloplanus salinarum and encodes:
- a CDS encoding class II fumarate hydratase translates to MSDESDFRVERDSLGEIRVPADAYWGAQTQRAVENFPISDARFGRRFVRALGIVKKSAARANRDLDLLEADVADAIVAAADEVIAGDHDDQFPVDVFQTGSGTSSNMNANEVIANRAAELMGSEVGDRIVHPNDHVNFGQSSNDVIPTAMHVAALEAVEKDLIPALETLAAALDEKAAAFDGVVKTGRTHLQDATPVRLGQEFGGYRTQIEKGIERCESVAPRLAELALGGTATGTGLNTHPEFPERAAAYIAEETGLDFREADDHFEAQAAHDAMGEAHGALRTVAGSMNKVANDLRLLASGPRNGLGEIEQPENQPGSSIMPGKINPVVAEAVNQVHTQVVGNDAAVSAGAAGGQIDLNLYKPVIAHNFLQSASLLSNAAETFAEKFVAKLEANEEQCAEAVERSMALATALNPAIGYDKASEVAKAALKEGKTVREVAVGKGYLTEAEADEVLDPERMTHRGILSGDDE
- a CDS encoding BolA family protein, whose translation is MDTAEVERLIEEGIEDAEATVTKPRVPDEDHEDAHFAAVIVSPAFEGLPLVQQHELVYDALEGYMTTDIHALEMKTYTPEAYEEHEA
- the priS gene encoding DNA primase small subunit PriS: MDRRTRDYLSGRFGDYYRSAEPSLPPAPERREWGHIPWTSGSTTMVRHRSIYDLGDVADFLQREAPRHVYFSAARYDDPGAGSMDGKGWQGADLVFDLDADHLPSVDPETATYAEMLAACKDALRRLLDLLETDFGFEDVTVVFSGGRGYHVHVRDEGVADLDSAARREVVDYVRAVDLDVEGLVRTRAVGGATRRELRTEGGWGRRTHRRLQSFVTELRELPDDEATDRLTAFDGIGEGRAETLLDAFVDNERAVDRGNVEAGGPGARRLVEALAEETVAAETAPIDEPVTTDTRRLIRLPGTLHGGSGLVVRRLDRDEIDGFDPLVDAVPERFTRRSVRVAVTEPGTLELDGDTFTVDAGEQSVPECVGVFLMTRGRARKVKE
- a CDS encoding mechanosensitive ion channel family protein: MDVGAGTLATAPPIGSVEWLRWLWGFGVVRAAVAALVVAAGVVLSKFLVRLLGRPVARRFQRQSVAQTVLGLLRVSTVMAATLIAASMVGLGIGDIVLSVTVFSAVLGIVLAPIVGSVITGLFVLADNPYEIGDMIELEDGRRGFVDDITIRYTKILTLDNTFLVVPNAQMRERDVTNFSAEDERTRLSIPLLVTYEGDIDTARSLMERAARNCEGVIEGGPDIRIGSARYPAKPTCMIGDYADSGVRLVLRFWVRTPYKIPRIESTVREHIRENLDDVDVEIAYPHQHLLFDETSGRARVAVEDGSRPTPDRDDAPATRTAEAEGVADPNGSGSTPE
- a CDS encoding HVO_2901 family zinc finger protein, with amino-acid sequence MPQMHVSARRDLLVCRTCDAEFPEGRATKDGWTYECPECGEATGLGEGLRRV